A stretch of the Hippocampus zosterae strain Florida chromosome 18, ASM2543408v3, whole genome shotgun sequence genome encodes the following:
- the lin54 gene encoding protein lin-54 homolog: protein MDVVSPELNSLLPDEIMDMEAIEEVAQSGQDLPVAMETDTTPDSVGSSTERVGVSAPGLSSPLVSLRPALATSSAATKTTDSIAGTTVTASALQKLAVPFSISAANHQIILNKVASAQATEAAAARSAGGQKLLVTTIGKTGQPIVLQLPHGATKPGGAAAVADAKSIKLVTIGGRSDLKPVVGSASGQVAALQGQQLKTVQIAKKTPVSSTAPIKFIINKPVNSKTLSPQTSGGPVIAGRVLAQNSPTMPQRPIALTESPHNATISIQSIAGKKIAISPLKTPSKVTVVSVASPTSGPAPKSMTLPVSVALSQQILSMQQSTAVSPVKAASSQAAAQNLKPVQSVAVGGSQFKTIIPLAAQSNLQQIQVPGSRFHYVRLVTATTASGAIQSSAPSSSAVQTAKPMVVGTGAVRMSVPIVTAQTVKQVAPKPLTSGAQVVGGTPSQQRLIMPATALPQIQPNFANLPPGTVLAPAPGGANVGYAVLPAQYVTQLQQAPMVTLANSSAFPTSSAAVQTQARLPLNGMSAEATSRPRKPCNCTKSQCLKLYCDCFANGEFCNNCNCNNCFNNLEHEAERSKAIKTCLDRNPEAFKPKIGKGKEGESDRRHSKGCNCKRSGCLKNYCECYEAKIMCSSICKCVGCKNFEESPERKTLMHLADAAEVRVQQQTAAKTKLSSQISDLLMRTTPVISSSGGRLPYTFVTKEVLEATCECLLEQAKRAEQTRQPQAEAERLILEEFGHCLMRIINSAGKAKADFAAINS from the exons ATGGACGTGGTGTCACCCGAGCTCAACAGCCTCCTCCCAGATGAAATCATGGACATGGAGGCCATCGAGGAGGTGGCTCAGTCCGGCCAGGACCTCCCCGTCGCCATGGAAACGGACACGACCCCGGACAGCGTCGGCTCCTCGACGGAACGCGTCGGCGTCTCCGCTCCCGGTTTGTCCTCCCCGCTGGTGAGCCTTAGACCGGCGCTGGCCACCTCCAGCGCCGCCACCAAGACCACGGACAGCATCGCGGGGACGACGGTGACCGCCAGCGCCTTGCAGAAGCTGGCGGTGCCGTTCAGCATCTCCGCCGCCAACCATCAAATCATCCTCAACAAGGTGGCTTCGGCCCAGGccacggaggcggcggcggcgcgttcGGCGGGGGGCCAAAAGCTTCTGGTGACCACCATCGGGAAGACGGGACAGCCCATCGTGCTGCAGCTGCCCCACGGCGCCACCAAGCCCGGAGGAGCGGCGGCAGTGGCCGACGCCAAGTCCATCAAGTTGGTGACCATCGGCGGGAGGTCGGACTTGAAGCCGGTGGTCGGGAGCGCAAGCGGTCAGGTGGCCGCCTTGCAAGGGCAGCAGCTCAAAACGGTGCAG ATTGCAAAGAAAACGCCGGTGTCCTCGACTGCGCCCATCAAGTTCATCATCAACAAACCGGTGAACAGCAAAACGCTGAGTCCTCAGACGTCGGGCGGTCCCGTCATCGCGG GACGCGTGCTGGCGCAGAATTCGCCGACGATGCCTCAGAGGCCGATCGCGCTCACAGAGTCTCCCCACAACGCCACCATCAGCATCCAAAGCATCGCCGGCAAAAAGATCGCCATCTCCCCCCTCAAGACTCCAAGCAAG GTGACGGTGGTGTCTGTGGCGTCGCCGACCTCCGGGCCCGCTCCAAAGTCCATGACGCTGCCCGTCAGCGTGGCGCTGAGCCAGCAGATCCTCTCCATGCAACAGTCGACGGCGGTGTCGCCCGTCAAGGCGGCCAGCAGCCAGGCGGCAGCGCAG AATCTCAAACCGGTCCAGTCGGTGGCGGTGGGCGGCTCCCAGTTCAAGACCATCATCCCGCTGGCGGCCCAGTCCAACCTGCAGCAGATCCAGGTGCCGGGCAGCCGCTTCCATTACGTTCGCCTGGTCACCGCCACCACGGCCAGCGGCGCCATACAGTCCAGCGCTCCCAGCAGCAGCGCCGTGCAGACGG CCAAACCCATGGTGGTCGGCACGGGGGCGGTGAGAATGTCGGTGCCCATCGTCACGGCGCAGACGGTCAAGCAG GTGGCCCCCAAGCCGCTGACGTCGGGAGCTCAGGTGGTCGGCGGCACGCCGTCCCAGCAGCGCCTCATCATGCCCGCCACGGCGCTGCCGCAGATCCAGCCCAACTTCGCCAACTTGCCGCCGGGCACCGTCCTGGCGCCGGCCCCGGGCGGCGCCAACGTGGGCTACGCCGTGTTGCCGGCGCAGTACGTCACGCAG CTGCAGCAGGCACCCATGGTGACCCTGGCCAACAGTTCGGCTTTTCCCACCTCCTCCGCTGCCGTCCAGACTCAGGCCCGGCTCCCGCTCAATGG GATGTCGGCGGAGGCGACGTCGCGGCCAAGGAAACCCTGCAACTGCACCAAGTCTCAATGTCTCAAGCT ATATTGCGACTGCTTCGCGAACGGCGAGTTCTGCAACAACTGCAACTGCAACAACTGCTTCAACAACCTGGAGCACGAGGCCGAGCGCTCCAAAGCCATCAAG ACGTGTTTGGACCGCAACCCGGAGGCGTTTAAGCCCAAGATCGGCAAAGGGAAAGAGGGCGAATCGGACCGGCGCCACAGCAAAGGCTGCAACTGCAAACGGTCGGGTTGCCTGAAGAATTACTGCGAGTGCTACGAG GCCAAGATCATGTGCTCGTCCATCTGCAAGTGCGTGGGCTGCAAGAACTTCGAGGAGAGCCCGGAGAGGAAGACGCTCATGCACCTGGCCGACGCCGCCGAGGTCCGGGTCCAGCAGCAGACGGCGGCCAAGACCAAGCTCTCCTCGCAGATCTCGGACTTGCTCATGAGGACCACGCCCGTCATCTCCAGCAGCGGCGGCAG GCTCCCGTACACATTTGTGACGAAGGAGGTACTGGAAGCGACGTGCGAGTGCCTCTTGGAACAGGCCAAGCGGGCAGAGCAGACGCGGCAGCCTCAGGCGGAAGCCGAGCGCTTGATCCTGGAGGAGTTCGGACACTGTCTCATGAGGATTATCAATTCGGCGGGCAAAGCCAAAGCGGACTTCGCTGCCATCAACAGCTAG
- the sec31a gene encoding protein transport protein Sec31A: MKLKEINRTAIQSWSPAQQHPIYLATGTSAQQLDASFSTNASLELFELDLSDPSLDMKSCGSFSSSHRYHKLVWGPCGADARGHPAGLVIAGGENGNVILYDAAKIMAGESDNAVVAESDRHTGAVRGLDVNPFQTNLFASGANESEIYIWDLNNFESPMTPGPKTQPAEDIGCLSWNRQVQHILASASPSGRASVWDLRKNDLIIKVSDHSNRMHCSGLAWNPEVATQLVLASEDDRMPVIQMWDLRFATSPLRILENHTRGVLAIAWSAADPELLLSCGKDSRILCWNPNTGEVLYELPVGSQWCFDVQWCPRNPAVLSAARFDGHIDVYSIMGGGSLAQSQRHADQINNSFGNVDPFGTGQTLPPLQLPQTTTPAASVNPLKKPPKWIRRPVGASFAFGGKLVSLENGPVNGQEPGGPRLVHVSQVVTETTFLTRSEQLQAVLSAGTFQEFCQEKIQAAQDQFEKTVWSFLKANFESDIRSKFLELLGFNKEELAEKQQEQEQEEEEEAPSQGVDLSISKDTDGLITQALLTGNFEVAVELCLLDGRMADGIILAIAGGDDLLEKTQRKYFHKTRGKITKLISAVVTKDWRDVVTACNLHNWKEALAAVMTYAKPDEFSSLCDLLGVRLEASGEAALRAHACLCYICAGNVDKLVACWKTAGRRHCPLALQDLVEKVVVLRRAVEQTQRSAPAVGVGSPLAEELARYAGLLASQGSLSSAVSYLPDGSGQGALKELRERLSRALGQQVAPVQTSRVQPQHPRPHLRQAFIPVQPATPMAPVQMQAPASAPSQQQYYQPVRSASTVTSWSNQTPTALPNVTSPLQMGPASEQQQQAQAPKSAYGVPPSGSSAAASAGPAYMYSQQYQPQLQVQHFPPGARQPLHYSEPPYPPQPPGFLARCLPDSPSSFPPLFPTSSSSSGASFQHGVPGSPGSSAPQLPPGAVSGTKFELEQTLDPDGTGPQNGWNDPPSLSRASKKKIPENYTPPAPITAPIMAPLGGDSHAQPVASGAPQGSVLGPQGAFQQIPPQTLNPSIPTEGAPGGPTGDSIRSIPAEKIAKKPIPEEHLVLKTTFEGLVQKCLAVASDPQTRRKLEDANKRLEALYDKLREETLSPAIVGGLHTMAQRVEARAYAEGLGIHTHIVSSSNFSETSAFMPVLKVVLTQANKLGV, from the exons atGAAACTGAAAGAGATCAACCGTACTGCCATCCAGAGCTGGAGTCCGGCTCAGCAGCACCCGATCTACCTGGCAACCG GCACGTCGGCGCAGCAGCTGGATGCCTCCTTCAGCACCAACGCCTCCCTGGAGCTCTTTGAGCTGGACTTGTCCGACCCATCCCTGGACATGAAGTCATGTGGCAGCTTCTCTTCGTCTCACag GTACCACAAGCTGGTCTGGGGTCCCTGCGGAGCAGACGCCCGGGGTCACCCGGCCGGCTTGGTCATCGCCGGGGGCGAGAACGGCAACGTCATCCTGTACGACGCCGCCAAGATCATGGCCGGCGAGAGCGACAACGCGGTGGTGGCCGAGAGCGACCGGCACACGGGCGCCGTGAGAGGACTTGATGTCAATCCCTTCCAG ACCAACCTCTTTGCATCTGGCGCAAATGAGTCCGAAATTTACATCTGGGATCTAAACAACTTTGAGTCCCCCATGACGCCAGGACCCAAAACACAG CCAGCCGAGGACATTGGCTGCCTGTCGTGGAACCGGCAGGTCCAGCACATCCTGGCCTCGGCCAGCCCGAGCGGTCGCGCCTCCGTGTGGGACCTCCGCAAGAATGATCTCATTATTAAAGTCAGCGACCACAGCAACAGA ATGCATTGCTCCGGGCTGGCATGGAACCCAGAGGTGGCCACCCAGCTGGTCCTGGCCTCCGAGGACGACCGCATGCCCGTCATTCAGATGTGGGATTTACGATTCGCTACCTCCCCGCTCCGGATTCTGGAGAATCACACCAG AGGCGTCCTCGCCATCGCCTGGAGTGCGGCCGATCCTGAGTTGCTCCTCAGCTGCGGCAAAGACAGCAGGATCCTGTGCTGGAACCCAAACACGGGCGAG GTGCTGTACGAGCTGCCCGTCGGCAGCCAGTGGTGCTTTGACGTGCAGTGGTGCCCCAGGAACCCGGCGGTGCTTTCGGCCGCCCGCTTCGACGGACACATCGACGTCTACTCCATCATGGGCGGCGGCAGCCTGGCACAGAGCCAGAGGCACGCCGACCAG ATCAATAACTCCTTCGGCAACGTGGATCCTTTTGGGACGGGACAAACGTTGCCCCCGCTGCAGCTACCTCAGACCACCACTCCCGCTGCTAGTGTCAACCCCTTGAAGAAGCCCCCCAAGTGGATTCGCAGGCCCGTTGGGGCGTCGTTTGCC TTTGGCGGAAAGCTAGTATCCCTGGAGAACGGTCCGGTAAATGGGCAGGAGCCCGGTGGCCCCCGCCTGGTTCACGTCAGCCAGGTGGTGACCGAGACGACCTTCTTGACGCGGTCGGAACAGCTGCAGGCTGTGCTGAGCGCCGGCACCTTCCAGGAATTCTGCCAGGAGAAGATCCAAGCGGCTCAGGATCAGTTTGAGAAAACTGTCTGGTCTTTCCTCAAG GCCAACTTTGAAAGTGACATCCGCAGTAAATTCTTGGAGCTTCTGGGCTTCAACAAAGAGGAGCTCGCTGAAAAG CAGCAGGAGCAggaacaggaagaggaagaggag GCTCCTTCGCAGGGAGTCGACCTCAGCATCAGTAAAG ACACGGACGGTCTGATCACGCAGGCCCTTCTCACGGGCAACTTTGAGGTGGCCGTGGAGCTCTGCCTCCTTGATGGCCGCATGGCCGACGGCATCATTCTCGCCATTGCCGGTGGCGACGACCTCCTGGAGAAGACGCAGAGGAAGTATTTCCACAAGACGCGTGGCAAAATCACCAAG CTGATTAGCGCCGTGGTGACCAAGGACTGGCGTGACGTGGTGACCGCATGCAACCTGCACAACTGGAAGGAGGCGCTGGCGGCCGTCATGACCTACGCCAAACCCGACGAGTTCTCTTCGCTGTGCG ACCTCCTCGGCGTCCGTCTGGAGGCGTCGGGCGAAGCCGCTCTGCGCGCTCACGCCTGTCTGTGCTACATCTGCGCCGGCAACGTGGACAAACTGGTGGCCTGCTGGAAAACGGCCGGCCGGCGACACTGCCCGCTGGCCCTGCAG GACCTGGTGGAGAAAGTGGTGGTGCTGCGGCGCGCTGTGGAGCAGACGCAACGCTCGGCTCCCGCCGTCGGCGTGGGCTCCCCGCTGGCTGAGGAGTTGGCTCGCTACGCTGGGCTTCTGGCCTCGCAGGGCAGCCTGTCCAGCGCCGTCAGCTACCTGCCCGACGGCAGCGGGCAG GGGGCCTTGAAGGAGCTCCGTGAGCGCCTCAGTCGGGCTCTGGGTCAGCAGGTGGCTCCGGTCCAGACCTCCAGAGTTCAGCCTCAGCACCCGAGGCCTCACCTCCGCCAGGCCTTCATCCCGGTCCAGCCTGCCACCCCCATGGCACCCGTACAGATGCAGGCACCCGCCTCCGCCCCGTCCCAGCAGCAGTATTACCAGCCC GTGAGGTCTGCCTCCACCGTCACCTCGTGGAGTAACCAGACGCCAACGGCGCTGCCCAACGTCACATCTCCTCTGCAAATGGGTCCTGCctctgagcagcag CAGCAGGCTCAAGCGCCGAAGTCCGCGTATGGAGTGCCGCCGTCCGGCTCGTCCGCCGCGGCCTCCGCCGGCCCCGCCTACATGTACTCCCAGCAATACCAGC CCCAACTCCAGGTACAGCACTTCCCTCCTGGAGCCCGTCAGCCTCTTCACTACTCTGAGCCCCCTTACCCTCCTCAGCCCCCCGGCTTCCTCGCCCGGTGCCTGCCCGACTCTCCTTCCTCTTTTCCTCCTTTGtttcccacctcctcctcctcttccggaGCGTCTTTCCAGCATGGCGTGCCGGGCTCTCCTGGGTCGTCTGCGCCGCAGCTTCCACCCGGCGCAGTCTCAGGTACAAAGTTTGAGCTTGAGCAGACACTCGACCCCGACGGAACAG GGCCCCAGAACGGTTGGAATGACCCGCCATCTCTTAGCAGGGCATCCAAGAAGAAG ATCCCGGAGAACTACACCCCACCCGCCCCAATCACCGCGCCCATCATGGCTCCTTTGGGTGGGGACTCTCACGCCCAGCCCGTAGCTTCTGGAGCGCCACAGGGCTCCGTCCTCGGTCCTCAAGGGGCGTTCCAGCAGATCCCGCCGCAGACCCTCAACCCAAGCATACCCACTGAGGGAGCGCCCGGGGGACCCACGGGCGATTCCATCCGG TCGATCCCCGCCGAGAAGATCGCCA